A DNA window from Ostrea edulis chromosome 5, xbOstEdul1.1, whole genome shotgun sequence contains the following coding sequences:
- the LOC125652650 gene encoding uncharacterized protein LOC125652650, with product MFITIPHLLHPSHEDREVKKMLRLIVVIAVTITITLSYSIENRLISAAHPSFFPIIGDGNRRRRGIEENDLPRPISKKPPATFDSSFDILGHRRRRMVDENDAGIIQKDAAFPVMAIP from the exons ATGTTTATCACTATACCACATCTACTTCATCCAAGTCACGAAGATCGAGAAGTTAAG AAAATGCTGCGTTTAATCGTTGTGATTGCTGTTACCATCACTATCACTTTAAGCTACTCAATAGAAAATAGACTGATCTCTGCTGCTCATCCCAGTTTCTTTCCGATTATTGGCGATGGCAATAGAAGACGCAGGGGAATTGAGGAAAATGACTTGCCCCGCCCAATAAGTAAAAAACCACCTGCCACTTTTGATAGTTCCTTCGATATTTTGGGACACAGAAGACGCAGGATGGTTGATGAAAATGACGCCGGTATAATTCAGAAAGATGCTGCATTTCCAGTTATGGCTATACCCTAG